TCATCAAGAGCACTGCTAGACCAATGCTGGCAATCTTTTAAAAAGGTTTTGAGATTTAATTTTTGACACGAACATTTACTTTTCCTTGCGGATTCTTGCATTTATCGTGTCAGATCAGCCAACCACAACCACATGATGGCCCTGCTACAGCAGCTGCTTTACAGCGAgtcactgtctctctcctggCGAGACATCATCGTGCCCGTAGTGCGGCAGATAGTGCAGACGGTGCGTCCAGATGTTCGGAGCTGCGACGATGACATGGACATTCGCCAGCTGGTGCACATAAAGAAGGTTGGATCTTGCTTTTTCATCTTAATGTTCTGTGAGCAGTGCATTTGTGACAAAAGAGCAAATCTGCATATCTCTGTCTGAGCATCTGTACTTTTTATAGATACCAGGAGGAAAGAAGTTTGACTCTGTCCTGGTGAATGGCTTTGTTTGCACTAAGAATATTGCTCACAAAAAGGTGTGCTTGCTTTTTAATACATGCAATTATTATGAGTACATGTATGTGTTCTAGTTGACTGATCGTAGATGGTCTCGTTTTCCAGATGAATCCTTACATCAAGAACCCCAAGATTCTTCTGCTCAAGTGTTCCATTGAGTATCTTTACAGAGAAGAGACAAAGTTTACCTGCATCGATCCAATTGTGCTTCAGGTATCTGTTTGGCTATAATGTGTACAAATATTTTACTGCAATACTAAAAGTCAGATTGGAGTCCTGACATCACTAATATATTCTCTATAGGAGCGAGAGTTTCTGAAGAACTATGTGCAACGAATAGTCGATGTGCGTCCTAACCTGGTGCTGGTAGAGAAGACGGTGTCACGCATCGCTCAGGATATGCTGCTTGAGCACGGCATCACTTTAGTCATCAACGTCAAACCTGTTAGTGCTTCTTCTGTTGCTGTGGAAATAATgttttgttgtgtatgtgtggattGCTTTCCAACAATGAAAGCTTCACCATAGGGCCAATTCAGCGGTAGAACCTACACTTGACTTTGACAATGTTGGCTTATAGTCTGTTTTTTGCTCATGTCATCTCTGTGTCTTTGTAGCAAGTGCTAGATCGAGTGAGTCGAATGACTCAGGGAGATTTAGTCATGTCTATGGATCAACTTTTGACCAAACCTCGCTTGGGAACATGCCACAAATTCTACCTTCACTCCTTTCAATTAAACTCTAATAGTAAgtatggatttttttcttcccatagggtatctttatttgttttgtcaTATTAGGcaaattttaacaaaaacataatTAGTATTTGATTTCTTctgattgtttgttttatttttccccagTGCTCACTACAAGCAGTGACTTGAGTTGCTTTGCTTAACAAGATATTAAATGATCCTATTAttgcattgatttttttttttgtttgtttttgttcagatGAGCTAAAGACACTCATGTTCTTCGATGGATGTCCTTCTCATCTGGGTTGCACCATCAAGCTCCGTGGTGCTTCAGAGTATGAGCTAGCTCGAGTTAAGGAGAtcattatgatgatggtgtacGTGGCTTATCACTCCCAGTTAGAGATTTCCTTCCTAATGGATGAGTTTGCAATGCCTCCTAGTCTGTCTAAGAGCTCATCATTCCACTGCCTGCTTGAGAGCGCACCTGAGGAAGCAGAGAAGGAGGTGGACCGCGAGAGCCAGGGGAACCAAACTGAAACAAGGGAGGAACATGGAGAGATCAACTCGGAAGGTGATTATGACTTTGAGCCAGGGTTTCAAGAGATTATTAAAAGCCACAGTAGGCAGCATTCGACCTCTGAGTCCTCAATGAAAGATGGAGAAAGTCCTAAAGTGAGCAGAAATGACTCCCCCATGTCTACAATTGTGGTGGAAGGAGATGAGATAAAGACCTCCACTCCTCTGTCCAGCCAATCACACCAGCCACTGTGTATGTCCCCTCCTTATCTTTCGTCTCTGGAGGAGATCGTAGAGGAGGATGTGAAGAAAGCAGCTGAGGCAGTGAGAAATAGAGAGGATGAGGAAACCCTGGTGCGAGCAGACAGCACCAGTTCAGAAACTCCACTTGCTCCAACACAGCTCTTCAGAGACCCGCTGCAAGATGACAGCGGCTTGTTCGTGGCTGAGCAGGTGACTTCATCAGACGATCGGCTTAAGTCTATTTCAGCCAGCTTTAGGCAGGAGTTGAAAGACGTTATCCTGTGCATCTCGCCCTTTATGACCTTCCGCGAACCCTTCTTGCTCACATCAGCTGGTCTACGCTGCCCGAGCCGGGACTACTTCCCAGAGCAGGTCTACTTCTCACTGCTGCTAAACAAGGACCACAAGGAGGTCGACAGCCGCCGCAAGAGGCTCCTGCTCAAGGACTCGAACTCATCTAGTAGTTCTCTGGTTAACGGGATTGGCCAACAGCACCGCCCAGTCCGAGAATTGCCCCCCCATAAACTCACTACAACCCGCATGACCCAGCAGCTTAGCAATAGTCAGGGTCTGGCTCGCATGCTGGCAGACTACCGCGCTCAGGGAGGACGAATCCAGCGAGACACTGATCCATTTGCTCATCCCTCGCAGACCCCAAATACAAAGGCACCAGTCAAGGCAGACAGTGAGGAGGAGAAAGGGCCAGGGCAGAGTGACATGGTCTGGGCTACTAAGGTAAATCAGTTTCCATGTTGCACTCATAatcaaaatgtgtgtaaaaCCCCTGAGAGgtgtttttgtgtattgttCCTCCCATGTAGCTTGACTGCCTGAATCCAATAAACCAccagaggctgtgtgtgttgttcagcAGCTCCTCAACACAGTCCAACAATGCCCCAAACTACTGCGTCAGCCCTTGGTAAATCCTGCTCATCATTCTGTATAGCAAATTTCCCACAGATTAGAGAAAATCATCTCTTCCTTTATACAGATGGCTGAATGTGATTTTAATGAAATTGCAACTGTTACTTACATTTAGGATTGTGACCATGGAATTTTATGGGAAGAATGACTTGACTCTTGGAATATTTCTGGAAAGATACTGCTTCAGGTATAATTATTCTAAGTGACAAATATTCCAAACTAGTTAATGCTATATTTCTGAAAGCCTAAAAAAGGActtctgttggtgtgtgtatgtaatgcagGCCGTCTTACCAATGCCCCAGCATGTACTGTGAAACTCCCATGGTACATCACATCCGTCGCTTTGTGCATGGTAGTGGCTGTGTCCAGATTGTTCTGAAAGAGCTCGATTCACCTGTGCCTGGATACCAACACACTATCCTCAATTACTCCTGGTGCAGAATCTGTAAACAGGTATGTTGTAAATAGAGTGGCTAACTCCTTTACTTCTCTTGTTTAAAGATGTATTCATTGATCAAAGCTGTAAACAACAGAGCTACCCACACTACCCCAAACACATTTAGTTTACCTTATGGTGTTCTTTCTTCCATGGTGACAGGCTACTCCAGTTGTCCCCTTGTCCAACGATTCATGGTCCATGTCCTTTGCTAAATATCTGGAGCTGCGTTTCTACGGCCACCAGTACACTCGCCGTGCCAATGCAGAGCCATGCGGACATTCCATTCACAAGGACTACCATCAGTACTTCTCCTACAACCAGATGGTGGCCTCTTTCAGGTGAACATCTTCAATTTCTATAGTAGATACAACAGTTCAGCCTTCCTGGAATTATTTTCACAATTCTTTTGATGTTTATTTCCAATTTCTGTCTTGCTGCTTCTTATCTATAGCTATATCCCAGTGAGATTGTTGGAGATCTGCCTGCCTGCTCCTAAGATCATCATCAGGAACCAGGGCCCCAGTAAGAACATTCTGCAACAGGACCTCAAAGATTTTGCGCTGAAGTAAGAATCTTTACCATGGCTCTAACCTTTCCAACATTTCTCGCTCCAGTGTCATCTCTGTTAAGTGTAGGGATTCCTCTTCTCACACAGGGTGACTCAAGTGTATGCTGCAATAGACGATCGTCTCACCTCTCTTAAAACGGACACATTCAGCAAAACTCGTGAGGAGAAAATGGAGGACTTGTTTGCACAGAAAGATGTAGGTTTGAGAAATTAATAATGTTCCGGTCTTTGTTTTTGATTGGTTAATACTGTTTCTATATTATAAACCAGCTATATGGGATGGTCAAATTCTGCTTGTATTTCTGGGGTtagatggaggagggtgagctGCGCAGCTGGATGGAGAAGCTGCAGGGACGTCTGCAGGCCTCGACTGTAGACACCCCACAGCAGATGCAGGCTGTTCTTGAGTCTGTGGTGATGAAGAAGCAGAGCTTGTGTGAAACCCTGCAATCTTGGAATAGCAAGTAATAAATCCTAATCACAATGGCCTTCAGACATACAGTGCACatatttatgatttatattatatacaccaACAGAGTAAATACACTTGCCGTACACTTTATTAGAcataaccctgtgtgtgtgtgtgtcagactgcAGGATCTGTTCCAGCTGGAGAAGGGCAGGAAGCGTTTGTCTGTTCCACCTAGCCCTGGCAGACACAGACAGGCCACCAACGATGAGAGCAAGGTGAATATCCCAAGAATGCAGCTTATTCTTGTGTTTATTCTTGTGTTGGGACCAAAATAAATTTCTGCAGTTGAAAACGTGAAATCCTGGAGTGACCAAAAAAAGTTTGCACAGTGGCATGCTGTTTAGTCTGTAATTAGCTGAGAACTCATGTAATATGCTTATTCTAATAAATAGagatttcagaaaaaaagatcATAAGATACATACCATAATGTTCTGTTTTTTGACAGACGAGTGTCTTGGAATCGTCTCCCCGCAACCCCTCCCCTGTGGTACAGAATGGTGAGAAAGGTAAGTTCTTTAACTAATTAACCGATAATGGTTTACAGTATGGTTTGCCTGTCTTGTTTAGATGACATAGCTCTATTTTCCAGCATTAGAGGATCGTCACCTCAGCACCCTGCCCTCAAGCACAGGATCCTTATCCTTTCCCCTGCCATCGCCAGCCGAACAGAGCTCAGAGGTCCCCACGGCTGGTCCTTCCTTCCATGATCAGGACTCTGAAGGAGGTGACACACATGGACATGGTCCCAGGACCTGATTAACTAAACACCTACCTATGTGAAAACATACTTTATTGTCCATGAGTCATAGAATGATCAAGTCCATAACCTCAGTTTGCCTTGTGTCACTCTCAGAGGTGTTTGACAGCCACCTACAAGGCTCCATTGACAGTCAAGTGAAAGAGAAAACCACCATGAAAACCATTCTGGCCAACCTCTTACCAGGCAACAGTTATAACCCTATTCCTTTACCTTTGTAAGTatcttattacatttattattatctctATACACTTGTACCACATCACTGTttaattctcaattc
This DNA window, taken from Hemibagrus wyckioides isolate EC202008001 linkage group LG06, SWU_Hwy_1.0, whole genome shotgun sequence, encodes the following:
- the pikfyve gene encoding 1-phosphatidylinositol 3-phosphate 5-kinase isoform X9, coding for MTCSLRLESVMFIKRGSDMAADDKSTSSSSTLDWNSEPPLSPTSPSHLTHFKPLTPDQEEPPLRSAYSSLVSLFRFNKEKSGANIAPAKKLEDGRPSSAAEKPESAAPSPQGERRSWGSSSLSTHGSGTHRKHSDLIRRTSTASEGRRKSETPLGGHDPRTAVQLRTALKRLKEIMEGKSQDSDLKQYWMPDSQCKECYDCNEKFTTFRRRHHCRLCGQIFCSRCCNQEIPGKFMGYTGDLRACTYCRKIALSYAHSADSACIGEDLTALSDSPCSVCVLEPTEPRTPVGGRKASRNIFLEEDLAWQRKAPIGMRKNLIHPESQNSGLNSRLSAVQEDLGKSPARKRSASVTNLSLDRSGSMVPSYDSSVSPQSSRAVSKPDHSEEERKILLDSSQLKDLWKKICHSNTGMEFQDHRYWLRTYPNCIVGKDLVNWLLRNGTISTRAQAIAIGQALVDGRWLDCVTHNDQIFRDEYALYRPLQSTEFSETPSPDTDSVTSLEGHSEPSWFKDIKFDDSDTEQLADENDLITTSSASPSKRTSVSSFHSAVDSDSAASINLNVEQDNVNFHIKKQAKYPHVPPHPAEQKSMAHSDPFAPDSDFHAPTEVLVTEDGGQHLSISDAFIKESLFNRRVEEKAKEMFFTPLGWHHSSLDQLREENGEKKAMERLLSANHNHMMALLQQLLYSESLSLSWRDIIVPVVRQIVQTVRPDVRSCDDDMDIRQLVHIKKIPGGKKFDSVLVNGFVCTKNIAHKKMNPYIKNPKILLLKCSIEYLYREETKFTCIDPIVLQEREFLKNYVQRIVDVRPNLVLVEKTVSRIAQDMLLEHGITLVINVKPQVLDRVSRMTQGDLVMSMDQLLTKPRLGTCHKFYLHSFQLNSNNELKTLMFFDGCPSHLGCTIKLRGASEYELARVKEIIMMMVYVAYHSQLEISFLMDEFAMPPSLSKSSSFHCLLESAPEEAEKEVDRESQGNQTETREEHGEINSEGDYDFEPGFQEIIKSHSRQHSTSESSMKDGESPKVSRNDSPMSTIVVEGDEIKTSTPLSSQSHQPLCMSPPYLSSLEEIVEEDVKKAAEAVRNREDEETLVRADSTSSETPLAPTQLFRDPLQDDSGLFVAEQVTSSDDRLKSISASFRQELKDVILCISPFMTFREPFLLTSAGLRCPSRDYFPEQVYFSLLLNKDHKEVDSRRKRLLLKDSNSSSSSLVNGIGQQHRPVRELPPHKLTTTRMTQQLSNSQGLARMLADYRAQGGRIQRDTDPFAHPSQTPNTKAPVKADSEEEKGPGQSDMVWATKLDCLNPINHQRLCVLFSSSSTQSNNAPNYCVSPWIVTMEFYGKNDLTLGIFLERYCFRPSYQCPSMYCETPMVHHIRRFVHGSGCVQIVLKELDSPVPGYQHTILNYSWCRICKQATPVVPLSNDSWSMSFAKYLELRFYGHQYTRRANAEPCGHSIHKDYHQYFSYNQMVASFSYIPVRLLEICLPAPKIIIRNQGPSKNILQQDLKDFALKVTQVYAAIDDRLTSLKTDTFSKTREEKMEDLFAQKDMEEGELRSWMEKLQGRLQASTVDTPQQMQAVLESVVMKKQSLCETLQSWNSKLQDLFQLEKGRKRLSVPPSPGRHRQATNDESKTSVLESSPRNPSPVVQNGEKALEDRHLSTLPSSTGSLSFPLPSPAEQSSEVPTAGPSFHDQDSEGEVFDSHLQGSIDSQVKEKTTMKTILANLLPGNSYNPIPLPFDPDKHYLMYDHERVPIAVCEREPSSIIAFALSSGENKVKSSPAKVTDGSTSQTGRSSIDSDPPKEPESGDKQKKQTGNPHIELQFSDASAKFYCRIYYAEEFHKMRAEVMESTEEDFVRSLSHCVNWQAQGGKSGAVFYATEDDRFILKQMPRLEVQSFLDFAPYYFTYITGAVQQKRPTALAKILGVYRIGYKNSQNNTEKKLDLLVMENLFYGRKMAQVFDLKGSLRNRNVKTEQGKESCEVVLLDENLLKLVHDNPLYIRSHCKAILRAAIHSDAYFLSSHLIIDYSLLVGRDDTSDQLVVGIIDYIRTFTWDKKLEMVVKSTGILGGQGKMPTVVSPELYRARFCEAMDKYFLMVPDHWTGLGVNC
- the pikfyve gene encoding 1-phosphatidylinositol 3-phosphate 5-kinase isoform X6; translation: MTCSLRLESVMFIKRGSDMAADDKSTSSSSTLDWNSEPPLSPTSPSHLTHFKPLTPDQEEPPLRSAYSSLVSLFRFNKEKSGANIAPAKKLEDGRPSSAAEKPESAAPSPQGERRSWGSSSLSTHGSGTHRKHSDLIRRTSTASEGRRKSETPLGGHDPRTAVQLRTALKRLKEIMEGKSQDSDLKQYWMPDSQCKECYDCNEKFTTFRRRHHCRLCGQIFCSRCCNQEIPGKFMGYTGDLRACTYCRKIALSYAHSADSACIGEDLTALSDSPCSVCVLEPTEPRTPVGGRKASRNIFLEEDLAWQRLSAVQEDLGKSPARKRSASVTNLSLDRSGSMVPSYDSSVSPQSSRAVSKPDHSEEERKILLDSSQLKDLWKKICHSNTGMEFQDHRYWLRTYPNCIVGKDLVNWLLRNGTISTRAQAIAIGQALVDGRWLDCVTHNDQIFRDEYALYRPLQSTEFSETPSPDTDSVTSLEGHSEPSWFKDIKFDDSDTEQLADENDLITTSSASPSKRTSVSSFHSAVDSDSAASINLNVEQDNVNFHIKKQAKYPHVPPHPAEQKSMAHSDPFAPDSDFHAPTEVLVTEDGGQHLSISDAFIKESLFNRRVEEKAKEMFFTPLGWHHSSLDQLREENGEKKAMERLLSANHNHMMALLQQLLYSESLSLSWRDIIVPVVRQIVQTVRPDVRSCDDDMDIRQLVHIKKIPGGKKFDSVLVNGFVCTKNIAHKKMNPYIKNPKILLLKCSIEYLYREETKFTCIDPIVLQEREFLKNYVQRIVDVRPNLVLVEKTVSRIAQDMLLEHGITLVINVKPQVLDRVSRMTQGDLVMSMDQLLTKPRLGTCHKFYLHSFQLNSNNELKTLMFFDGCPSHLGCTIKLRGASEYELARVKEIIMMMVYVAYHSQLEISFLMDEFAMPPSLSKSSSFHCLLESAPEEAEKEVDRESQGNQTETREEHGEINSEGDYDFEPGFQEIIKSHSRQHSTSESSMKDGESPKVSRNDSPMSTIVVEGDEIKTSTPLSSQSHQPLCMSPPYLSSLEEIVEEDVKKAAEAVRNREDEETLVRADSTSSETPLAPTQLFRDPLQDDSGLFVAEQVTSSDDRLKSISASFRQELKDVILCISPFMTFREPFLLTSAGLRCPSRDYFPEQVYFSLLLNKDHKEVDSRRKRLLLKDSNSSSSSLVNGIGQQHRPVRELPPHKLTTTRMTQQLSNSQGLARMLADYRAQGGRIQRDTDPFAHPSQTPNTKAPVKADSEEEKGPGQSDMVWATKLDCLNPINHQRLCVLFSSSSTQSNNAPNYCVSPWIVTMEFYGKNDLTLGIFLERYCFRPSYQCPSMYCETPMVHHIRRFVHGSGCVQIVLKELDSPVPGYQHTILNYSWCRICKQATPVVPLSNDSWSMSFAKYLELRFYGHQYTRRANAEPCGHSIHKDYHQYFSYNQMVASFSYIPVRLLEICLPAPKIIIRNQGPSKNILQQDLKDFALKVTQVYAAIDDRLTSLKTDTFSKTREEKMEDLFAQKDMEEGELRSWMEKLQGRLQASTVDTPQQMQAVLESVVMKKQSLCETLQSWNSKLQDLFQLEKGRKRLSVPPSPGRHRQATNDESKTSVLESSPRNPSPVVQNGEKALEDRHLSTLPSSTGSLSFPLPSPAEQSSEVPTAGPSFHDQDSEGEVFDSHLQGSIDSQVKEKTTMKTILANLLPGNSYNPIPLPFDPDKHYLMYDHERVPIAVCEREPSSIIAFALSCKEYKTALEDISKTTLKTSGEEISQTNSSGENKVKSSPAKVTDGSTSQTGRSSIDSDPPKEPESGDKQKKQTGNPHIELQFSDASAKFYCRIYYAEEFHKMRAEVMESTEEDFVRSLSHCVNWQAQGGKSGAVFYATEDDRFILKQMPRLEVQSFLDFAPYYFTYITGAVQQKRPTALAKILGVYRIGYKNSQNNTEKKLDLLVMENLFYGRKMAQVFDLKGSLRNRNVKTEQGKESCEVVLLDENLLKLVHDNPLYIRSHCKAILRAAIHSDAYFLSSHLIIDYSLLVGRDDTSDQLVVGIIDYIRTFTWDKKLEMVVKSTGILGGQGKMPTVVSPELYRARFCEAMDKYFLMVPDHWTGLGVNC
- the pikfyve gene encoding 1-phosphatidylinositol 3-phosphate 5-kinase isoform X5 gives rise to the protein MAADDKSTSSSSTLDWNSEPPLSPTSPSHLTHFKPLTPDQEEPPLRSAYSSLVSLFRFNKEKSGANIAPAKKLEDGRPSSAAEKPESAAPSPQGERRSWGSSSLSTHGSGTHRKHSDLIRRTSTASEGRRKSETPLGGHDPRTAVQLRTALKRLKEIMEGKSQDSDLKQYWMPDSQCKECYDCNEKFTTFRRRHHCRLCGQIFCSRCCNQEIPGKFMGYTGDLRACTYCRKIALSYAHSADSACIGEDLTALSDSPCSVCVLEPTEPRTPVGGRKASRNIFLEEDLAWQRKAPIGMRKNLIHPESQNSGLNSRLSAVQEDLGKSPARKRSASVTNLSLDRSGSMVPSYDSSVSPQSSRAVSKPDHSEEERKILLDSSQLKDLWKKICHSNTGMEFQDHRYWLRTYPNCIVGKDLVNWLLRNGTISTRAQAIAIGQALVDGRWLDCVTHNDQIFRDEYALYRPLQSTEFSETPSPDTDSVTSLEGHSEPSWFKDIKFDDSDTEQLADENDLITTSSASPSKRTSVSSFHSAVDSDSAASINLNVEQDNVNFHIKKQAKYPHVPPHPAEQKSMAHSDPFAPDSDFHAPTEVLVTEDGGQHLSISDAFIKESLFNRRVEEKAKEMFFTPLGWHHSSLDQLREENGEKKAMERLLSANHNHMMALLQQLLYSESLSLSWRDIIVPVVRQIVQTVRPDVRSCDDDMDIRQLVHIKKIPGGKKFDSVLVNGFVCTKNIAHKKMNPYIKNPKILLLKCSIEYLYREETKFTCIDPIVLQEREFLKNYVQRIVDVRPNLVLVEKTVSRIAQDMLLEHGITLVINVKPQVLDRVSRMTQGDLVMSMDQLLTKPRLGTCHKFYLHSFQLNSNNELKTLMFFDGCPSHLGCTIKLRGASEYELARVKEIIMMMVYVAYHSQLEISFLMDEFAMPPSLSKSSSFHCLLESAPEEAEKEVDRESQGNQTETREEHGEINSEGDYDFEPGFQEIIKSHSRQHSTSESSMKDGESPKVSRNDSPMSTIVVEGDEIKTSTPLSSQSHQPLCMSPPYLSSLEEIVEEDVKKAAEAVRNREDEETLVRADSTSSETPLAPTQLFRDPLQDDSGLFVAEQVTSSDDRLKSISASFRQELKDVILCISPFMTFREPFLLTSAGLRCPSRDYFPEQVYFSLLLNKDHKEVDSRRKRLLLKDSNSSSSSLVNGIGQQHRPVRELPPHKLTTTRMTQQLSNSQGLARMLADYRAQGGRIQRDTDPFAHPSQTPNTKAPVKADSEEEKGPGQSDMVWATKLDCLNPINHQRLCVLFSSSSTQSNNAPNYCVSPWIVTMEFYGKNDLTLGIFLERYCFRPSYQCPSMYCETPMVHHIRRFVHGSGCVQIVLKELDSPVPGYQHTILNYSWCRICKQATPVVPLSNDSWSMSFAKYLELRFYGHQYTRRANAEPCGHSIHKDYHQYFSYNQMVASFSYIPVRLLEICLPAPKIIIRNQGPSKNILQQDLKDFALKVTQVYAAIDDRLTSLKTDTFSKTREEKMEDLFAQKDMEEGELRSWMEKLQGRLQASTVDTPQQMQAVLESVVMKKQSLCETLQSWNSKLQDLFQLEKGRKRLSVPPSPGRHRQATNDESKTSVLESSPRNPSPVVQNGEKALEDRHLSTLPSSTGSLSFPLPSPAEQSSEVPTAGPSFHDQDSEGEVFDSHLQGSIDSQVKEKTTMKTILANLLPGNSYNPIPLPFDPDKHYLMYDHERVPIAVCEREPSSIIAFALSCKEYKTALEDISKTTLKTSGEEISQTNSSGENKVKSSPAKVTDGSTSQTGRSSIDSDPPKEPESGDKQKKQTGNPHIELQFSDASAKFYCRIYYAEEFHKMRAEVMESTEEDFVRSLSHCVNWQAQGGKSGAVFYATEDDRFILKQMPRLEVQSFLDFAPYYFTYITGAVQQKRPTALAKILGVYRIGYKNSQNNTEKKLDLLVMENLFYGRKMAQVFDLKGSLRNRNVKTEQGKESCEVVLLDENLLKLVHDNPLYIRSHCKAILRAAIHSDAYFLSSHLIIDYSLLVGRDDTSDQLVVGIIDYIRTFTWDKKLEMVVKSTGILGGQGKMPTVVSPELYRARFCEAMDKYFLMVPDHWTGLGVNC
- the pikfyve gene encoding 1-phosphatidylinositol 3-phosphate 5-kinase isoform X7: MTCSLRLESVMFIKRGSDMAADDKSTSSSSTLDWNSEPPLSPTSPSHLTHFKPLTPDQEEPPLRSAYSSLVSLFRFNKEKSGANIAPAKKLEDGRPSSAAEKPESAAPSPQGERRSWGSSSLSTHGSGTHRKHSDLIRRTSTASEGRRKSETPLGGHDPRTAVQLRTALKRLKEIMEGKSQDSDLKQYWMPDSQCKECYDCNEKFTTFRRRHHCRLCGQIFCSRCCNQEIPGKFMGYTGDLRACTYCRKIALSYAHSADSACIGEDLTALSDSPCSVCVLEPTEPRTPVGGRKASRNIFLEEDLAWQRKAPIGMRKNLIHPESQNSGLNSRLSAVQEDLGKSPARKRSASVTNLSLDRSGSMVPSYDSSVSPQSSRAVSKPDHSEEERKILLDSSQLKDLWKKICHSNTGMEFQDHRYWLRTYPNCIVGKDLVNWLLRNGTISTRAQAIAIGQALVDGRWLDCVTHNDQIFRDEYALYRPLQSTEFSETPSPDTDSVTSLEGHSEPSWFKDIKFDDSDTEQLADENDLITTSSASPSKRTSVSSFHSAVDSDSAASINLNVEQDNVNFHIKKQAKYPHVPPHPAEQKSMAHSDPFAPDSDFHAPTEVLVTEDGGQHLSISDAFIKESLFNRRVEEKAKEMFFTPLGWHHSSLDQLREENGEKKAMERLLSANHNHMMALLQQLLYSESLSLSWRDIIVPVVRQIVQTVRPDVRSCDDDMDIRQLVHIKKIPGGKKFDSVLVNGFVCTKNIAHKKMNPYIKNPKILLLKCSIEYLYREETKFTCIDPIVLQEREFLKNYVQRIVDVRPNLVLVEKTVSRIAQDMLLEHGITLVINVKPQVLDRVSRMTQGDLVMSMDQLLTKPRLGTCHKFYLHSFQLNSNNELKTLMFFDGCPSHLGCTIKLRGASEYELARVKEIIMMMVYVAYHSQLEISFLMDEFAMPPSLSKSSSFHCLLESAPEEAEKEVDRESQGNQTETREEHGEINSEGDYDFEPGFQEIIKSHSRQHSTSESSMKDGESPKVSRNDSPMSTIVVEGDEIKTSTPLSSQSHQPLCMSPPYLSSLEEIVEEDVKKAAEAVRNREDEETLVRADSTSSETPLAPTQLFRDPLQDDSGLFVAEQVTSSDDRLKSISASFRQELKDVILCISPFMTFREPFLLTSAGLRCPSRDYFPEQVYFSLLLNKDHKEVDSRRKRLLLKDSNSSSSSLVNGIGQQHRPVRELPPHKLTTTRMTQQLSNSQGLARMLADYRAQGGRIQRDTDPFAHPSQTPNTKAPVKADSEEEKGPGQSDMVWATKLDCLNPINHQRLCVLFSSSSTQSNNAPNYCVSPWIVTMEFYGKNDLTLGIFLERYCFRPSYQCPSMYCETPMVHHIRRFVHGSGCVQIVLKELDSPVPGYQHTILNYSWCRICKQATPVVPLSNDSWSMSFAKYLELRFYGHQYTRRANAEPCGHSIHKDYHQYFSYNQMVASFSYIPVRLLEICLPAPKIIIRNQGPSKNILQQDLKDFALKVTQVYAAIDDRLTSLKTDTFSKTREEKMEDLFAQKDMEEGELRSWMEKLQGRLQASTVDTPQQMQAVLESVVMKKQSLCETLQSWNSKLQDLFQLEKGRKRLSVPPSPGRHRQATNDESKTSVLESSPRNPSPVVQNGEKALEDRHLSTLPSSTGSLSFPLPSPAEQSSEVPTAGPSFHDQDSEGEVFDSHLQGSIDSQVKEKTTMKTILANLLPGNSYNPIPLPFDPDKHYLMYDHERVPIAVCEREPSSIIAFALSCKEYKTALEDISKTTLKTSGEEISQTNSSGENKVKSSPAKVTDGSTSQTGRSSIDSDPPKEPESGDKQKKQTGNPHIELQFSDASAKFYCRIYYAEEFHKMRAEVMESTEEDFVRSLSHCVNWQAQGGKSGAVFYATEDDRFILKQMPRLEVQSFLDFAPYYFTYITGAVQQKRPTALAKILGVYRIGYKNSQNNTEKKLDLLVMENLFYGRKMAQVFDLKGSLRNRNVKTEQGKESCEVVLLDENLLKLVHDNPLYIRSHCKAILRAAIHSDAYFLSSHLIIDYSLLVGRDDTSDQLVVGIIGKMPTVVSPELYRARFCEAMDKYFLMVPDHWTGLGVNC